One Vibrio gallaecicus genomic region harbors:
- a CDS encoding gluconokinase, with translation MKSKKILVMGVSGCGKSLIGSRIAEALTLQFFDGDDFHPQSNVEKMRQGIPLTDDDRQGWLETLNKQYIEQPSAVIACSALKPQYRDILRKNNEDLVIVYLQGSFDTIWNRHQARENHYFNGQEMLKSQFETLVEPNKGEALFIDISQDVEQVVENALTQIRQIG, from the coding sequence ATGAAAAGCAAAAAAATACTCGTGATGGGCGTATCTGGATGCGGAAAAAGCCTGATTGGAAGCCGTATTGCAGAAGCATTAACGCTTCAGTTTTTTGATGGGGATGACTTCCATCCGCAAAGCAATGTAGAAAAAATGCGTCAAGGCATTCCGTTGACAGACGACGATCGTCAAGGTTGGCTAGAAACGCTTAATAAACAATATATTGAACAACCAAGTGCGGTGATTGCTTGCTCTGCATTGAAGCCGCAGTATCGAGATATTCTGCGTAAGAATAACGAAGACTTAGTGATTGTGTATCTTCAAGGCAGTTTCGATACCATTTGGAATCGCCATCAAGCTCGTGAGAACCATTATTTCAATGGTCAAGAAATGCTAAAGAGCCAATTTGAAACCTTGGTTGAACCAAACAAAGGTGAAGCGTTGTTTATCGATATCTCACAAGATGTCGAACAGGTAGTAGAAAACGCACTGACTCAAATTAGACAGATAGGCTAA
- the gndA gene encoding NADP-dependent phosphogluconate dehydrogenase — protein sequence MTQIQNDIAMIGLGVMGKSLALNLLDNGFNVVGFDLNKDNIECASTEAKQLNAIFEGKGLFTSGINLEEVLQGLAKPRVIALSVPAGKSVDIVVSNLLEAGLESDDIVIDTGNSLWTDTESRELNYKGKLRFFSTAVSGGEEGARVGPALMASGDQSAWQYVKPMWEAIAAKVDANGLPVGQFETGEACAAYVGPAGSGHYVKMVHNGIEYADMQLICEVYQFMRDVLEMPAQEIGQVFEQWNNGVLNSYLMEISADILQHEDAATGKPFVEVVLDKAGQKGTGLWTAVNSLQEGCPTPTIAQAVYARAMSGQKSQRIQGSKLLKGNIADASQLDKPEIVSELHDALYCGKLSVYAQGFDLLKTASDKEGWNLDFTEIAKIWRAGCIIRAAFLQSITAAYQKNGELANILFDGAFIKQVEERELAWRIAVANSALFGVPMPGISSALSYFDSLRCEVSPANLLQAQRDYFGAHTYSRVDCEEAEKFHVTWGQSPRVEITVKA from the coding sequence ATGACTCAGATACAAAATGACATCGCAATGATTGGTTTGGGAGTGATGGGCAAAAGCCTTGCCCTCAATCTACTGGATAACGGTTTTAACGTTGTTGGTTTCGACCTGAACAAAGACAACATTGAGTGCGCTAGCACTGAAGCGAAGCAACTCAATGCGATATTTGAAGGAAAAGGGCTGTTTACTAGCGGCATTAATCTTGAAGAGGTTTTACAAGGACTAGCAAAACCACGAGTGATCGCGTTGTCTGTTCCTGCAGGAAAGTCCGTTGATATCGTAGTGAGTAATTTGCTAGAAGCCGGTTTAGAGAGCGACGACATTGTTATCGATACAGGCAATAGCCTTTGGACTGATACCGAATCCCGCGAATTGAATTATAAAGGCAAACTTCGTTTCTTCAGTACTGCCGTTTCTGGTGGCGAAGAAGGCGCGCGTGTTGGTCCTGCGCTGATGGCCAGCGGAGACCAATCCGCTTGGCAATATGTGAAACCGATGTGGGAAGCGATTGCTGCAAAAGTGGATGCTAATGGACTACCTGTTGGTCAGTTTGAAACGGGTGAAGCGTGCGCGGCGTATGTTGGCCCTGCAGGTTCAGGTCATTATGTGAAGATGGTGCATAATGGTATTGAGTACGCTGACATGCAGCTTATCTGTGAAGTGTACCAGTTCATGCGTGATGTGCTTGAAATGCCAGCTCAAGAGATTGGGCAAGTTTTTGAACAGTGGAACAACGGCGTACTTAATAGTTACCTGATGGAGATCAGCGCCGATATTCTTCAACACGAAGATGCTGCAACGGGTAAGCCATTTGTTGAAGTGGTGCTTGATAAGGCTGGTCAAAAAGGCACAGGTTTGTGGACAGCAGTAAACAGCCTTCAAGAAGGTTGCCCAACGCCAACGATTGCACAGGCCGTTTATGCGCGTGCGATGAGCGGTCAAAAATCACAACGCATACAAGGCAGTAAGCTTCTCAAAGGTAACATTGCTGATGCAAGCCAGTTAGATAAACCTGAAATCGTCTCTGAACTTCATGATGCACTATATTGCGGCAAGCTATCTGTTTATGCTCAAGGTTTTGATTTATTAAAGACAGCTTCAGATAAAGAAGGTTGGAACTTAGATTTCACTGAAATTGCTAAGATCTGGCGTGCGGGTTGTATTATTCGTGCCGCATTTTTGCAAAGTATCACAGCGGCTTATCAGAAAAATGGTGAGCTAGCGAACATACTGTTTGATGGGGCTTTCATCAAACAAGTGGAAGAGCGGGAGCTTGCTTGGCGTATTGCAGTCGCTAACTCCGCCTTGTTTGGGGTACCGATGCCAGGGATCAGTTCAGCATTGAGTTACTTCGATTCACTACGCTGTGAAGTATCGCCTGCTAATTTACTGCAAGCACAACGTGACTATTTTGGAGCTCATACCTACTCAAGAGTGGATTGTGAAGAAGCGGAGAAGTTTCATGTGACTTGGGGTCAATCTCCGAGAGTTGAGATAACCGTTAAAGCATAG
- the gntR gene encoding gluconate operon transcriptional repressor GntR produces the protein MPNKKKRPTLQDIANLVGVTKMTVSRCLRDPSLVSEALRDKINSAVDELGYIPNRAPDILSNAKSNAIGVLVPSLTNQVFAEVIRGIEQITAPAGYQTMIAHYGYSPELEEQSIASLLSYNVDAIILSENVHTERARKMLQTASIPVIEIMDSVSPRIEQAIGFDNFDAARAMTKTMLDKGRTNIAYLAARMDERTRLKMAGYEHAMEEAKQQAITLQTEDASSFTLGAKLIGELLETHPQVDGIFCTNDDLAIGAFYECVRRGIHVPEQMAIAGFHGHDITVAMTPRLATVVTPREQIGKVAAEQVVARLKGKNEWVAKLDLGYRIEVGESI, from the coding sequence ATGCCGAATAAGAAAAAACGTCCTACATTACAAGATATTGCCAATTTAGTTGGTGTGACGAAAATGACCGTAAGTCGCTGTCTTCGTGACCCTTCATTAGTGTCTGAAGCCCTTCGTGACAAAATTAATTCTGCGGTAGATGAACTCGGCTACATACCTAATCGCGCGCCAGACATACTTTCGAATGCAAAAAGTAATGCGATTGGAGTGCTGGTACCCTCTCTGACCAACCAAGTTTTTGCCGAAGTGATCCGAGGTATAGAGCAAATAACTGCTCCAGCAGGTTATCAGACCATGATTGCTCACTACGGCTATAGCCCTGAACTTGAAGAACAGAGTATTGCTTCACTGCTCTCTTACAATGTTGATGCAATTATCTTGTCTGAAAATGTACATACAGAAAGAGCGCGTAAGATGCTGCAAACGGCTTCCATTCCAGTTATTGAAATTATGGATTCTGTCTCACCTCGCATTGAACAAGCGATTGGCTTTGATAACTTTGATGCTGCAAGAGCCATGACCAAGACTATGTTGGATAAGGGGCGTACGAATATTGCTTATCTTGCTGCGCGTATGGATGAACGTACTCGCTTAAAAATGGCAGGTTATGAGCATGCAATGGAAGAAGCCAAGCAGCAGGCGATCACCCTGCAAACGGAAGATGCATCGTCGTTTACTTTGGGGGCTAAGTTGATAGGTGAATTGTTGGAAACGCACCCTCAAGTGGATGGGATTTTCTGCACCAATGATGACTTGGCGATTGGTGCTTTTTACGAATGTGTAAGACGTGGTATTCATGTTCCTGAGCAAATGGCGATCGCAGGGTTTCATGGGCACGATATTACGGTTGCCATGACACCACGCTTGGCAACCGTTGTCACGCCAAGGGAGCAAATCGGTAAAGTTGCCGCAGAGCAAGTTGTTGCTCGTCTGAAAGGTAAAAATGAATGGGTTGCGAAATTAGATTTAGGTTACCGAATTGAGGTGGGAGAAAGTATCTAG
- a CDS encoding siderophore-interacting protein, translating to MSKPSPITLSVTSSITITPNMQRITLHGEGLSNFPPECAGGYIKLLFTPSGSTDLTKLDQGARPTMRTYTIRQFNLDESSIEVDFVRHNTVDLQCGFAARWAMNAQPGDTISVAGPGLIQGLNLEADWFFLVADMTSLPALTAKLNQLPTNAIGHTVILINSEDDKQQLDTPAGLNIDWIIEGESNSSLADPSLAAPSLADTVRQKEWLNGQVSVWSACEFESMRELRQYFRNEKEVAKENIYISSYWKRGVTEDGHKAIKRADAETLVN from the coding sequence ATGAGTAAACCTAGTCCAATCACTTTAAGCGTTACAAGTTCAATCACCATTACCCCTAACATGCAGCGTATTACACTCCATGGTGAAGGGTTGAGTAACTTTCCGCCTGAGTGTGCTGGCGGGTATATTAAACTTCTTTTCACTCCTTCTGGTAGCACCGACTTAACCAAGCTAGATCAAGGCGCACGCCCTACAATGCGTACTTATACTATTCGTCAGTTCAACCTTGATGAGTCATCAATTGAAGTCGATTTTGTACGACATAATACGGTTGACCTACAATGTGGGTTCGCCGCACGTTGGGCTATGAATGCACAGCCAGGTGATACTATCTCTGTTGCGGGGCCTGGGCTTATTCAAGGATTAAATCTAGAGGCTGATTGGTTCTTCCTAGTCGCAGATATGACATCACTGCCAGCTTTAACGGCAAAGTTAAATCAGTTACCTACAAATGCCATTGGGCACACAGTTATTCTTATTAACTCAGAAGATGATAAGCAACAGCTAGATACACCTGCCGGCTTGAATATTGACTGGATCATTGAAGGCGAATCTAACTCTTCACTTGCAGACCCTTCTCTTGCAGCCCCTTCACTTGCAGACACAGTTCGCCAAAAAGAATGGCTAAACGGTCAAGTGTCAGTGTGGTCAGCGTGTGAGTTTGAAAGCATGCGAGAATTAAGACAGTACTTCAGAAACGAAAAAGAAGTGGCAAAAGAAAACATCTATATCAGTAGTTATTGGAAACGTGGCGTGACTGAAGATGGGCACAAAGCCATTAAACGTGCAGATGCAGAAACGCTAGTAAACTAA
- a CDS encoding peptide MFS transporter produces the protein MWNRLNKSMMFCQMMFGLSFYGVMVILTRFFLEDLNYNEADTMMVVGAFSAIGPLFAIAGGFIADKFLGAYRSLTIAFLGFSSGYVLLVLGAAATNVPMALCGIALASYARGLMSPSYPSLYKRTFKTQEDFENCYPINYSVNNIGALLGQYLFPMLVLVVGFHGGFLLSAVLAGAALLMMIFVRKGLVEASADIDQQPVSSKNWAAFLGLSAAMIGLVFFMFSNMDIGQNIVYAIGAAAIIYFVSLMMKSKKSDMLKMGTILIITFLTTCFFVYYGQMMTSMTMVAINTMRGDLFGFIPVAPEASMAMNPLWCMVAGPIIAGIFSNLEKKNINFSTATKVGFSFILTAIAFGILTMAVTTVGEDVLIRPEVFLAIHFFLAFGEVIVGSMVVAFILSVAPKHIENFSVSLFSVAIALSGIVGAVFSTSIALEKGQEITQEIVQTVYGDYFQMLTILAVVMVGVAMAGSKAISKMLEAAKNAEESIDLEEAKS, from the coding sequence ATGTGGAATAGATTAAACAAATCAATGATGTTCTGTCAGATGATGTTCGGATTATCATTCTATGGCGTGATGGTTATTTTAACCCGCTTCTTCCTTGAAGATCTTAACTACAATGAAGCTGACACCATGATGGTTGTTGGTGCTTTCTCTGCTATTGGACCTCTATTCGCGATTGCGGGTGGCTTCATCGCCGATAAGTTTTTAGGCGCATACCGCTCTTTGACTATCGCGTTCCTTGGGTTCTCCAGTGGTTATGTATTATTGGTATTAGGTGCAGCCGCAACTAATGTACCAATGGCATTATGTGGTATTGCTTTAGCGAGTTATGCACGTGGCTTGATGTCCCCTTCTTACCCTAGCCTTTACAAGCGTACGTTCAAAACTCAGGAAGATTTCGAAAACTGCTACCCTATCAACTACTCAGTAAACAATATTGGTGCACTATTAGGTCAATACCTGTTCCCTATGTTAGTGCTGGTTGTAGGTTTCCACGGTGGTTTCCTTCTTTCTGCTGTTCTAGCAGGTGCTGCGCTTCTTATGATGATCTTTGTTCGTAAAGGTCTTGTAGAAGCAAGTGCTGATATTGACCAACAGCCTGTTAGCTCTAAAAACTGGGCAGCATTCCTAGGTCTTTCTGCTGCTATGATCGGCTTGGTATTCTTCATGTTCTCTAACATGGATATTGGTCAAAACATCGTATACGCAATTGGTGCAGCGGCAATTATCTACTTTGTTTCTTTGATGATGAAATCGAAGAAATCAGACATGCTAAAAATGGGCACTATCTTAATCATTACTTTCCTAACAACATGCTTCTTCGTGTACTACGGACAAATGATGACTTCGATGACAATGGTTGCGATCAACACAATGCGTGGCGACTTATTCGGTTTTATCCCTGTAGCACCTGAAGCTTCAATGGCAATGAACCCACTATGGTGTATGGTTGCTGGCCCTATTATTGCGGGTATCTTCTCTAACCTAGAAAAGAAAAACATTAACTTCTCTACTGCAACGAAAGTAGGTTTCTCATTCATCCTTACCGCTATTGCCTTTGGTATCTTAACCATGGCTGTAACGACTGTTGGTGAAGATGTTCTAATTCGTCCAGAAGTATTCCTAGCTATTCACTTCTTCCTAGCATTTGGTGAAGTAATTGTTGGTTCAATGGTTGTTGCATTCATCCTGTCTGTAGCGCCTAAGCACATTGAAAACTTCTCAGTAAGCTTGTTCTCTGTTGCTATCGCTCTTTCAGGTATTGTTGGCGCGGTATTCTCAACTTCAATTGCGCTAGAAAAAGGTCAAGAAATCACTCAAGAAATCGTGCAAACGGTTTACGGTGATTACTTCCAAATGCTAACTATCCTAGCGGTTGTAATGGTTGGTGTCGCGATGGCTGGCTCTAAAGCTATCAGCAAAATGCTGGAAGCTGCGAAAAACGCGGAAGAGTCTATTGACTTGGAAGAAGCTAAAAGCTAA
- a CDS encoding L-serine ammonia-lyase, with translation MLSIFDIYKIGVGPSSSHTNGPMIAGFNFTQIIQPYLDKVTRVQVDLYGSLSLTGKGHHTDRATILGLLGNKPDTIKISSANLAMKKAVEDQRLALSGTNDIPFNVDTDMLFHTSNLPLHENGMTISAFDAQGKLLGMETYYSIGGGFIATADELQNGKKESEVSVEFPFTSAEEFLTSAEKQGLSLGSLVLRNEVSFQDMEAIDQKTEQIWKVMSLCMQRGFDTEGILEGGLEVTRRAPALLKKLEANAAIESDPMEIMDWINLFAFAVSEENAAGGQVVTSPTNGAAGVIPAVLMYYHRFIKELDTKQLKDFIAVSGAIGILYKTNASISGAEVGCQGEVGVSSSMAAAGLTALRGGSNEQICMAAEIAMEHSLGMTCDPIGGLVQVPCIERNAMGAMKAINASRMALKRTSKCLISLDKVIATMYQTGKDMNRKYRETSLGGLAVIHMSPPCE, from the coding sequence ATGCTGTCTATTTTTGATATCTACAAAATTGGCGTTGGGCCATCTAGCTCACATACTAACGGTCCAATGATTGCAGGTTTTAACTTTACTCAGATCATTCAACCTTACCTTGATAAGGTTACACGTGTGCAAGTTGACCTTTATGGTTCACTGTCACTCACTGGTAAAGGTCACCACACAGACCGCGCTACGATCCTAGGACTATTAGGCAATAAGCCCGATACCATCAAAATCTCGAGCGCCAATTTAGCAATGAAGAAGGCAGTTGAAGATCAACGCCTAGCGCTTAGCGGTACGAATGATATTCCATTCAATGTAGATACCGATATGCTTTTCCACACATCTAACCTTCCTTTACATGAAAATGGCATGACCATTTCTGCGTTTGACGCTCAGGGAAAGTTACTTGGTATGGAAACCTATTACTCTATTGGCGGCGGTTTTATTGCCACCGCTGATGAGCTACAAAATGGCAAAAAAGAATCTGAAGTTTCTGTGGAATTTCCATTCACTTCTGCTGAAGAGTTTTTAACGTCTGCCGAGAAGCAAGGGCTGAGCCTAGGCAGTTTGGTGTTAAGAAATGAAGTGTCTTTCCAAGACATGGAAGCGATTGATCAAAAAACAGAACAAATCTGGAAAGTAATGTCTCTGTGTATGCAGCGTGGCTTTGATACTGAAGGCATTTTAGAAGGTGGGCTAGAAGTAACAAGACGTGCTCCTGCTTTATTGAAAAAGCTAGAGGCAAATGCCGCAATTGAAAGCGATCCAATGGAAATTATGGATTGGATCAACCTTTTTGCTTTTGCAGTCAGCGAAGAAAATGCCGCAGGTGGGCAAGTGGTAACATCGCCAACAAATGGTGCTGCAGGCGTAATCCCAGCGGTATTGATGTACTACCATCGTTTTATTAAAGAACTGGACACTAAACAACTTAAAGACTTCATCGCGGTTTCTGGCGCGATTGGCATTCTTTACAAAACTAATGCGTCTATTTCTGGTGCTGAAGTAGGTTGCCAAGGGGAAGTGGGAGTTTCATCTTCAATGGCTGCTGCTGGGCTTACCGCTCTACGTGGCGGCAGTAATGAGCAAATCTGTATGGCTGCTGAAATTGCCATGGAGCACTCGCTAGGGATGACCTGTGATCCTATTGGCGGCTTAGTTCAAGTGCCATGTATTGAACGAAATGCAATGGGTGCGATGAAAGCCATCAATGCTTCGCGAATGGCTCTAAAACGCACCAGCAAGTGTCTTATCTCATTAGATAAAGTTATCGCTACCATGTATCAAACAGGTAAAGATATGAACCGTAAGTACCGAGAAACATCTTTAGGCGGGCTTGCTGTCATCCATATGTCACCACCTTGCGAGTAA
- a CDS encoding YdcF family protein yields the protein MSTNHLLIVLGKRLNKNTLTVEGQSRVHALHHFLLSRTAHSDERFQSDEPLQLNEKWQPGESLIVAFCGGITSGQTLSEAEAMYDYYDKLVSKISGSYPLPTVLLEKESTNTVENIRNVVVELKKSGLLENGLRQESTSLKVTFVSNDYHLQRIFEIQQLMDEQGLLKVFKDGCLAMGVELEISQQLDDHVAEPYPHSSQQGQLFLLMDALTTYRVYLEGVVAEAFHRDLNTVRHKPAQIALEALQAAELVATESKAFPLVNALLPVMRTCVENTVITLETTKVREYLALLDTNLTLLNRYLDPEVDHAARWWR from the coding sequence ATGAGCACAAATCACCTACTAATTGTTCTAGGAAAGCGCCTAAACAAAAATACTTTGACTGTAGAGGGGCAGAGCCGAGTGCATGCACTTCATCATTTTTTGCTCAGTCGCACTGCTCATTCCGATGAGCGATTCCAGTCAGATGAGCCTTTACAGTTAAATGAGAAGTGGCAGCCGGGTGAGTCTTTGATAGTGGCATTTTGTGGTGGCATAACGAGTGGTCAAACGCTTTCAGAAGCAGAGGCAATGTATGATTACTACGATAAGTTAGTATCTAAGATTTCTGGGTCGTATCCACTGCCAACAGTATTGTTAGAAAAAGAGTCGACGAACACAGTCGAGAATATAAGAAATGTTGTTGTGGAATTGAAAAAAAGCGGTTTACTTGAAAATGGTCTACGACAAGAGTCGACCTCTCTTAAAGTGACCTTTGTATCCAACGACTATCATTTACAGCGCATTTTTGAAATACAGCAATTAATGGACGAGCAAGGCTTATTGAAGGTATTCAAAGATGGATGCTTAGCAATGGGTGTAGAGCTTGAAATCAGCCAGCAACTTGATGACCACGTTGCTGAGCCTTATCCACACAGTTCGCAGCAAGGTCAATTATTTCTATTGATGGACGCCCTGACAACGTATCGAGTTTATCTTGAAGGGGTGGTCGCTGAGGCTTTTCATCGAGATTTAAACACGGTGAGACATAAACCTGCTCAAATTGCATTAGAGGCGCTACAAGCGGCTGAATTAGTCGCCACCGAAAGTAAAGCCTTCCCGCTCGTAAATGCTTTATTGCCAGTGATGCGAACGTGTGTGGAGAATACAGTTATCACATTAGAAACAACTAAGGTGAGAGAGTATCTAGCGTTATTAGATACAAACCTCACCTTGCTTAATCGTTACCTTGACCCTGAAGTGGATCATGCAGCGCGCTGGTGGCGCTAA
- a CDS encoding exopolyphosphatase produces the protein MSDQKFRLVTRSDFDGLVCAVLLKQQNLIDDIKFVHPKDMQDGIIEITSNDIVTNLPYVEASHLTFDHHLSETIRNTGERKNHIIDPDAPSAARVVWDYYGGLDTFPADWLEMMEAVDKGDSAQFNQDEVLDSQGWNLLNFLMDARTGLGRFREFRISNYALMMDLIDYCKNHSIEQILALPDVAERIDLYREHEGKFKEQVKRCATVHNNLVLLDLTGEDTIYAGNRFMIYALFPECNISIHKMWGFQKQNIVFATGKSIFDRNSKTNVGELMLKYGGGGHIAAGTCQIAIDKADTVQQELIDTITADG, from the coding sequence ATGTCAGATCAAAAATTTAGATTAGTAACTCGCAGTGACTTTGATGGTCTTGTGTGTGCGGTTTTACTTAAGCAACAGAACCTAATTGATGATATTAAATTTGTGCATCCGAAAGACATGCAAGATGGCATTATCGAGATCACATCGAATGATATTGTTACTAACCTTCCATATGTTGAAGCGTCTCATCTGACTTTCGATCACCATCTATCTGAAACTATCCGTAACACCGGTGAGCGTAAAAACCATATTATTGATCCAGATGCCCCTTCTGCCGCTCGCGTTGTGTGGGATTATTATGGTGGTCTCGACACTTTTCCTGCTGATTGGTTGGAAATGATGGAAGCGGTTGATAAGGGTGACTCTGCTCAATTCAATCAAGACGAAGTATTGGACTCTCAAGGTTGGAACTTACTGAACTTCCTAATGGATGCCAGAACTGGTCTTGGTCGTTTCCGTGAATTCCGTATTTCAAACTATGCTTTGATGATGGACTTAATTGATTACTGTAAAAATCACTCTATTGAGCAGATCCTTGCGCTGCCAGATGTAGCGGAACGTATCGATTTATACCGAGAACACGAAGGTAAGTTTAAAGAGCAAGTAAAGCGCTGTGCAACAGTACACAACAACTTAGTGCTATTAGATCTTACAGGTGAAGACACTATTTACGCTGGTAACCGCTTTATGATTTATGCGTTGTTCCCAGAATGTAATATATCTATCCACAAAATGTGGGGCTTCCAAAAACAGAACATTGTATTTGCTACTGGTAAGTCTATTTTTGATAGAAACTCAAAAACGAATGTGGGTGAGCTAATGCTTAAGTATGGCGGTGGTGGTCATATTGCAGCGGGTACTTGCCAAATCGCAATAGACAAAGCTGATACGGTTCAACAAGAGTTGATTGATACTATTACTGCTGATGGTTAG
- a CDS encoding NUDIX hydrolase, translated as MRHLKTTIHPDIDHLDNQTVYQRNAARAIVVDGENILMLYTQRYHDYTIPGGGLDEGEDVIAGMVRELEEETGAKNIHAIKPFGIFEEFRPWYKDDADIMHMVSYCYSCKIDRELGETAYEDYEVKNGMKPVWINIHEAIAHNEKTMAESPKKGMSIERETFLLHLIAKEML; from the coding sequence ATGAGACATTTAAAAACAACCATTCACCCAGATATTGATCACTTAGACAATCAAACGGTTTATCAACGCAATGCTGCCCGTGCCATTGTTGTTGATGGTGAAAATATTCTGATGCTATATACACAGCGTTACCACGATTACACCATCCCTGGCGGCGGTTTGGATGAAGGTGAGGATGTGATTGCCGGAATGGTTCGAGAGCTTGAGGAAGAAACAGGCGCTAAAAATATCCACGCTATCAAGCCGTTTGGTATCTTTGAAGAATTTCGTCCTTGGTATAAAGACGATGCCGATATAATGCACATGGTATCTTACTGTTATTCGTGCAAAATCGATCGTGAGTTAGGAGAAACCGCTTACGAAGATTATGAAGTAAAAAATGGTATGAAGCCGGTTTGGATTAACATTCATGAGGCGATTGCTCACAACGAGAAGACCATGGCTGAAAGCCCTAAAAAGGGCATGAGCATTGAACGCGAAACGTTTCTATTGCATCTGATTGCTAAAGAAATGCTGTAA
- a CDS encoding GFA family protein, which translates to MKLVGSTIIQPKHRASCHCGSVVLELSLPNGIEKPRRCDCSICRRKGAIVGSVKLDGIQIVNGHDFLKLYQFNTNTAKHYFCSNCGIYTHHQRRSNPSEYGFNIGCLEGVNPYEIGDIDVMDGVNHPADRR; encoded by the coding sequence ATCAAACTAGTGGGAAGTACGATTATTCAACCGAAGCACAGGGCCAGTTGTCATTGTGGCTCTGTCGTTCTTGAATTGTCTTTACCTAATGGAATTGAGAAACCAAGGCGTTGTGACTGTTCAATATGTCGAAGAAAAGGCGCCATTGTGGGGTCGGTTAAATTGGATGGTATTCAAATCGTAAATGGTCACGATTTTTTAAAGTTATATCAATTCAATACCAATACCGCGAAACATTACTTTTGTTCAAATTGTGGAATTTATACTCATCATCAAAGACGCTCTAACCCGTCTGAATACGGTTTTAATATTGGCTGTCTGGAGGGAGTAAACCCCTACGAAATTGGTGATATTGATGTGATGGACGGAGTCAATCATCCAGCAGATAGGAGGTGA
- a CDS encoding GNAT family N-acetyltransferase, with translation MANDLNLVPLHETEFGDVFMLTKATLFPYINDTFGWHDDFQYQRLKNDYPLSWYYWVKYQNKRVGLLCFKPQSKSYHIHLLIVFPEFHRQGLGSKIMAQVYDIAERNQCDSITLSSFKRNKKAIEFYRKLGYKITNDSDKDFVTMKLDVVSKLGGIATKLNLI, from the coding sequence TTGGCTAATGACCTTAATCTAGTTCCACTGCATGAAACGGAATTTGGTGATGTTTTTATGCTGACAAAAGCTACCTTATTTCCTTACATAAATGACACTTTCGGCTGGCATGACGACTTCCAATATCAACGCCTCAAAAATGATTACCCGTTATCTTGGTATTACTGGGTGAAGTACCAGAACAAGCGAGTCGGTTTACTATGTTTTAAGCCTCAAAGTAAGTCTTACCATATCCACTTATTGATAGTGTTTCCTGAATTTCATCGGCAAGGGTTAGGCTCAAAAATTATGGCTCAAGTTTATGATATTGCAGAGAGGAATCAATGTGATTCAATAACCTTATCAAGCTTTAAGAGGAATAAAAAAGCGATAGAATTTTATAGAAAACTAGGTTACAAAATAACAAATGACTCTGATAAGGACTTCGTCACTATGAAGTTAGATGTCGTTTCGAAGCTCGGTGGTATTGCAACGAAGCTCAACCTGATTTGA
- a CDS encoding GNAT family N-acetyltransferase — protein MKLVIPSTEYQDSYINMVREVSEQGEAFVPFVLKEQYDDFSAMVKRLESYSNGDSVPENFVPHSTFWLVDEDGCVVGCSNLRHQLNDGLRVLGGHIGYGIKPSERRKGYAQTILKLTLIEASKHGIDKAMLTVNKSNIGSVKAIQSNNGILEIEKEVPGQSGLVQYYWINT, from the coding sequence ATGAAGCTAGTCATTCCAAGCACTGAATATCAAGACTCTTATATCAACATGGTGCGAGAAGTCTCTGAGCAAGGGGAAGCGTTTGTTCCTTTTGTTTTGAAGGAGCAATATGATGATTTCTCAGCCATGGTTAAGAGGCTGGAATCGTATTCTAATGGTGATTCAGTACCTGAAAACTTCGTTCCTCATAGCACCTTCTGGTTGGTGGATGAAGATGGTTGCGTGGTCGGTTGTTCGAATTTAAGGCATCAGCTCAATGATGGGTTGAGAGTGCTAGGTGGGCATATTGGCTACGGAATAAAACCTTCAGAGCGCAGGAAAGGGTATGCACAAACCATACTTAAATTGACGCTAATTGAAGCGAGTAAGCATGGCATTGATAAAGCGATGCTGACGGTAAATAAAAGCAACATAGGTTCGGTAAAAGCGATTCAATCTAATAACGGAATTTTAGAAATTGAAAAAGAAGTACCAGGTCAAAGTGGGCTTGTTCAGTATTACTGGATTAATACTTAA